A DNA window from Hevea brasiliensis isolate MT/VB/25A 57/8 chromosome 2, ASM3005281v1, whole genome shotgun sequence contains the following coding sequences:
- the LOC131177873 gene encoding uncharacterized protein LOC131177873: MKEAWRRKAAERYKALMCNVRKGKSKVIVPNSTMQKWKEAWSSPKLKAKSHLFTANRCSEIRGVGAGISRHTGGSVSHATHVDRMEAQLGRRPFPYELFHKTHTRKGTSVMANARAQSIKDAFLALKEQLSQPQEGCSDPPSVDEVALYYQVVKGARGGGGEEKKNRVYGIGSQASIFYPNSSHGSSSTASHHAQSESMEEEIKQLHQTVATLKDSLAAIEERDREHELMLEERYRQRE, from the exons ATGAAGGAAGCATGGAGGCGTAAGGCTGCAGAGCGCTACAAGGCACTAATGTGCAATGTCAGGAAAGGAAAATCCAAGGTCATCGTGCCTAATAGTACAATGCAAAAATGGAAGGAGGCATGGAGTAGCCCAAAGCTCAAAGCCAAGAGCCATTTGTTCACTGCTAACCGCTGTAGTGAGATAAGGGGAGTTGGGGCAGGCATTTCTAGACACACAGGGGGTTCAGTTTCACATGCTACTCATGTGGATAGAATG GAAGCCCAGCTAGGCCGAAGACCTTTTCCCTATGAGCTTTTCCATAAGACCCATACTAGGAAGGGCACTTCCGTTATGGCTAATGCACGAGCGCAATCAATTAAG gatgcatttttGGCACTTAAGGAGCAGTTGTCTCAACCACAAGAGGGGTGCAGTGACCCTCCTTCTGTGGATGAGGTGGCACTATATTATCAAGTTGTAAAGGGGgcgcgggggggggggggggaggagaaGAAGAATAGGGTTTATGGCATTGGATCCCAAGCATCAATTTTCTACCCTAACTCATCGCATGGATCATCTTCTACTGCATCCCATCACGCTCAATCGGAGTCAATGGAGGAAGAGATTAAGCAATTGCATCAGACTGTCGCAACACTAAAAGATAGTCTGGCTGCAATAGAGGAGAGAGACCGAGAGCATGAGTTGATGCTAGAGGAGAGATACCGACAACGCGAGTAG